A genomic region of uncultured Paludibaculum sp. contains the following coding sequences:
- a CDS encoding inner membrane CreD family protein, whose amino-acid sequence MFKRLAAIGFIFVCTSIAWAILAATIYSRTSASGSSLRGRVESVWGSELTQRPPVAAVDSLNAAGVVETHVLPLMRSDLRVKLALRPRQKGLLWFSTYSVNFEGVYSLANDTGRAVQVRLAFPLPAKQAVYDGLTILRDGQPISTENRDGALLAYLNLDLGQALNLQVSYRSQGLDSWQYRFGEATGQIRNFQCKVITDFRDIDFPDNTLAPTAKRDAPAGWDLQWNYSSLVSGVPIAVTMPVKAQPGPLAGEISTFAPVSLFFFFFLMLVITTMKRIDLHPMNYFFLACAFFAFHLLLAYLVDHISIHVAFFISSAVSVLLVVSYLRIVVGLRFALVEAGLAQFAYLVLFSYAFFFPGYTGLAITIGSICTLFAVMQWTGRVKWSERFAPAPIQPAV is encoded by the coding sequence ATGTTCAAACGCCTCGCCGCCATCGGCTTCATCTTCGTCTGCACCTCCATCGCCTGGGCCATCCTCGCCGCCACCATCTACAGCCGCACCAGCGCCTCCGGTTCCAGCCTCCGCGGACGCGTTGAATCCGTCTGGGGCTCGGAACTCACCCAACGGCCGCCAGTCGCCGCCGTTGACTCCTTGAACGCCGCCGGTGTCGTCGAGACCCACGTCCTCCCGCTGATGCGCAGTGATCTCCGCGTGAAACTGGCCCTGCGACCGCGACAGAAAGGGCTTCTCTGGTTCAGCACCTACAGCGTGAACTTCGAAGGCGTTTACTCCCTGGCCAACGACACCGGCCGCGCCGTGCAGGTCCGGCTCGCCTTCCCCTTGCCTGCCAAACAGGCGGTCTACGACGGCCTCACCATCCTGCGGGACGGCCAGCCCATCTCCACCGAGAATCGCGACGGCGCCTTGCTGGCGTACCTGAATCTCGACCTCGGCCAAGCACTGAACCTCCAGGTCTCCTACCGTTCCCAAGGCCTCGATAGCTGGCAATACCGCTTTGGTGAAGCCACCGGGCAGATCCGCAACTTTCAGTGCAAGGTGATCACCGACTTCCGCGACATCGACTTCCCCGACAACACCCTCGCCCCCACCGCCAAGCGCGACGCCCCAGCCGGCTGGGATCTCCAATGGAACTATTCGAGCCTCGTCTCGGGCGTGCCCATCGCGGTGACCATGCCTGTCAAAGCCCAACCCGGCCCCCTGGCCGGTGAGATTAGTACCTTTGCCCCGGTCTCCCTCTTCTTTTTCTTCTTCCTCATGCTGGTCATCACCACCATGAAGCGCATCGACCTGCATCCCATGAACTACTTCTTCCTGGCCTGCGCCTTCTTCGCCTTTCACCTGCTGCTGGCCTATCTCGTCGATCACATCTCCATCCACGTGGCGTTCTTCATCAGTTCCGCCGTCTCAGTCCTTCTCGTGGTCAGCTACCTCCGCATCGTGGTGGGCCTGCGCTTCGCCCTGGTGGAGGCCGGACTCGCCCAATTCGCCTATCTGGTGCTCTTCTCCTACGCCTTCTTCTTCCCTGGCTACACCGGCCTCGCCATCACCATCGGCTCCATCTGCACCCTGTTCGCGGTCATGCAATGGACCGGCCGCGTGAAGTGGTCGGAACGCTTCGCACCAGCTCCAATACAGCCTGCGGTGTAG
- the lpxD gene encoding UDP-3-O-(3-hydroxymyristoyl)glucosamine N-acyltransferase, with product MKLQELAEQLGCDLRGEGSVEISGVAGMEHAGPSQITFLANPKYAHKVKDTRAGAIIAAASVPELPIPVVVSENPYLDFARALALFYQPPRPSPGIHPTAVIAATARIGENASIGAGAVIGDHVKIGRNAVIHPLVVIYEGAEIGDDFLGHAHCVVREHCKIGNRVILQNGVIIGGDGFGFAKRKDGTHSKIVQSGPVVIEDDVEIQTLTSVDRATVGETRVRRGTKIDSLVQIGHACEVGEDNIICSQTGLAGSTILKNNVLLAGQVGVSGHLTIHDNAIVYAQSGIGHDVPAGSIVSGSPAFDAGDWRRAITAYPKLPELLKTVRQLEKRVKELEARLSGKPE from the coding sequence ATGAAGCTACAGGAACTGGCGGAACAGTTAGGCTGCGACCTGCGTGGAGAAGGCAGTGTGGAGATCAGCGGCGTAGCCGGCATGGAGCATGCCGGTCCCTCGCAGATCACGTTTCTTGCGAACCCGAAGTATGCGCACAAGGTGAAGGACACGCGGGCCGGGGCGATTATCGCTGCGGCGTCGGTGCCGGAGTTACCCATTCCGGTCGTGGTGAGCGAGAACCCTTATCTGGATTTCGCACGGGCACTGGCGCTGTTCTATCAGCCGCCGCGGCCCTCCCCGGGGATTCATCCAACCGCAGTGATCGCAGCGACGGCGCGTATCGGCGAGAATGCTTCGATCGGCGCCGGAGCTGTGATCGGCGACCACGTAAAGATTGGGCGAAACGCGGTGATCCATCCGCTCGTGGTCATCTATGAAGGCGCGGAGATCGGCGATGACTTTCTGGGCCATGCACATTGCGTCGTGCGGGAACACTGCAAGATAGGGAACCGGGTGATTCTGCAGAACGGCGTGATCATCGGCGGCGACGGTTTCGGGTTTGCGAAGCGTAAGGACGGCACGCACTCCAAGATCGTGCAGTCGGGCCCGGTGGTGATCGAAGACGATGTGGAGATCCAGACGCTGACATCGGTGGATCGGGCCACAGTGGGCGAGACCCGGGTCCGGCGAGGCACGAAGATCGATTCGCTGGTGCAGATCGGGCATGCCTGCGAGGTGGGGGAAGACAATATCATCTGCTCGCAGACGGGTCTGGCGGGGTCGACGATTCTGAAGAACAACGTGCTGCTGGCCGGCCAAGTCGGGGTTTCGGGGCATCTGACGATCCACGACAACGCCATTGTCTACGCGCAGAGCGGGATTGGGCACGACGTTCCGGCGGGTAGCATCGTCTCGGGATCTCCGGCCTTTGACGCAGGCGACTGGAGGCGTGCCATCACGGCCTATCCCAAACTGCCGGAACTGCTCAAGACAGTGAGACAATTGGAGAAACGCGTCAAGGAACTTGAAGCCCGACTAAGCGGAAAGCCGGAATGA
- a CDS encoding TIGR00730 family Rossman fold protein yields MKKSAHQNRAPFAYKNDAFLDSWNGRSLRILSEYLEPLDRFSHEKIRDTVVFFGSARIQEEGPLAKYYSGAREFARLITQWSDALQPPTRRFVVCTGGGPGIMEAANRGARDAGGKTIGLNIALPHEQYPNPYLSPELNFQFNYFFMRKFWFAYLAKALVVFPGGFGTLDELTEILTLVQTQKLEKKIMIMLYGSDFWREVINFDALAKYGVISQDDIKLMDFVDDPHTALDHLKDFLARNYLQPQQVQAVEELPDIAKSRI; encoded by the coding sequence ATGAAGAAGAGCGCACATCAAAACAGGGCTCCGTTTGCCTACAAAAACGATGCCTTCCTCGATAGCTGGAATGGCCGCTCGCTGCGGATTCTCTCAGAGTATCTGGAGCCGTTGGACCGCTTCAGCCACGAGAAGATCCGGGACACCGTTGTGTTCTTCGGGTCGGCCCGGATCCAGGAAGAGGGTCCGCTGGCGAAGTACTACAGCGGTGCGCGGGAGTTCGCGCGGCTGATCACACAGTGGTCGGATGCGCTGCAGCCGCCGACGCGGCGATTTGTCGTGTGCACGGGCGGGGGTCCGGGCATAATGGAGGCGGCAAACCGGGGCGCGCGCGACGCCGGCGGGAAGACGATTGGCCTGAATATCGCGCTGCCGCATGAGCAGTATCCGAATCCCTACCTGTCGCCGGAACTGAACTTCCAGTTCAACTACTTCTTCATGCGCAAGTTCTGGTTCGCCTACCTGGCGAAGGCCCTGGTGGTATTTCCCGGCGGCTTCGGCACACTGGACGAGCTGACCGAGATTCTGACGCTCGTCCAAACGCAGAAGCTCGAGAAGAAGATCATGATCATGCTATATGGGAGTGACTTTTGGCGAGAGGTGATCAACTTCGACGCGCTGGCCAAGTACGGAGTGATCTCGCAGGACGATATCAAGCTGATGGATTTTGTAGACGATCCGCACACGGCGCTGGACCACCTGAAAGACTTCCTGGCGCGCAACTACCTGCAACCGCAGCAAGTCCAGGCGGTAGAGGAGTTGCCGGATATCGCCAAGTCGCGCATTTGA
- a CDS encoding SpoIIE family protein phosphatase: protein MAFSGWLNTIRSLGWIERLFAVFFTLSAILYWRGGLDSLPGLILLLTTVFFGFATMWRVGIRVVRRAIWRLRNRLIVAYLFIAVVPILLLAVLTVTGAWMISGQIAAYLLNMEMDRRVNSLRQTAASLARVAAQSRAEAVRRSGFIFHDRFPGLEILVHDQDGREIHYPEESTLQVPPGGHQDTAGLVVRNKTFFLWAHTGGPKAEVVMLVPVTRTFLQSLVPQLGDIQLAPIGLTAEEARELDYRLHPPISGEAVNAATSNGTGVPVATSFLDFRLKWGVRLGVPVWEKPGVSRTNFLGVVTRISGPMKIVFSADTGTDVPSLLVFFTFCGIVFLVVEVISFYIGVSLSRTMTSAVHELYEATVHIREGDLTHRIQVNGNDQLAELGTSFNIMAGNLERLLQSEKERQKMQAELEIAREVQDQLHPKPMPGLGSLRVTSFCTAARMVSGDYFDYQVIGDTQLALVVGDVAGKGISAALLMATLQSALRSELRHSTELAQAASVGLGEGYAVPRVSPSQLVSNLNQHLYLSTAPEKYATFFFSVYDDAASTLSYTNGGHLSPILVRGGKATFLDSNGMVVGAFPFAEYSESRLRLEPGDLLVCYTDGITEPENAYGEQFGEDRLIALLLAHADRDGAEIAAKIVEEVTKWTASSELQDDMTLLLARKV, encoded by the coding sequence ATGGCCTTTTCAGGCTGGTTGAACACCATCCGATCGCTTGGCTGGATCGAGAGGCTCTTTGCCGTATTCTTTACCCTGTCCGCCATCCTCTACTGGCGGGGCGGTCTCGATTCGCTGCCGGGCCTCATTCTGCTGCTTACCACCGTGTTCTTCGGCTTCGCCACGATGTGGAGGGTGGGCATACGCGTGGTGCGGCGAGCCATCTGGCGGCTGCGCAACCGGCTGATTGTCGCCTATCTGTTCATTGCCGTGGTGCCGATTCTGCTGCTCGCCGTCCTCACAGTGACGGGCGCGTGGATGATCTCGGGTCAGATCGCGGCCTATCTGTTGAACATGGAGATGGACCGCCGGGTGAATTCCCTGCGGCAGACAGCGGCCTCGCTGGCGCGGGTGGCGGCGCAGTCGCGGGCAGAGGCGGTGCGGCGTTCGGGTTTCATCTTCCACGACCGTTTTCCGGGCCTGGAGATCCTGGTACACGACCAGGACGGGAGAGAGATTCACTATCCCGAGGAGTCGACGCTGCAGGTACCTCCGGGCGGACACCAGGATACGGCCGGCCTCGTGGTGAGGAACAAGACCTTCTTCCTTTGGGCGCACACAGGCGGGCCCAAGGCCGAGGTCGTGATGCTGGTGCCGGTGACACGCACGTTCCTGCAGTCGCTGGTCCCGCAGTTGGGCGATATCCAACTGGCGCCGATTGGACTGACGGCCGAGGAGGCGCGCGAACTGGACTACCGCCTGCATCCGCCGATATCAGGCGAAGCAGTCAATGCGGCCACCTCGAACGGAACTGGCGTACCGGTGGCCACAAGTTTTCTCGACTTCCGCCTGAAGTGGGGCGTGCGGCTGGGTGTGCCGGTGTGGGAGAAACCCGGCGTCAGCAGGACCAACTTCCTGGGCGTGGTGACGCGCATCTCAGGCCCGATGAAAATCGTCTTCAGTGCCGATACCGGGACCGACGTGCCCTCGCTGCTGGTGTTTTTCACGTTCTGCGGCATCGTCTTCCTGGTGGTGGAGGTGATCTCGTTCTACATCGGCGTATCGTTGTCACGGACGATGACGTCGGCCGTCCACGAGTTGTACGAGGCCACGGTCCACATCCGGGAAGGGGACCTGACGCACCGCATCCAGGTGAACGGCAACGACCAACTGGCGGAGCTTGGCACCTCGTTCAATATCATGGCGGGAAATCTGGAACGGCTTCTGCAATCGGAGAAGGAACGGCAGAAGATGCAGGCGGAGCTGGAGATCGCGCGGGAGGTGCAGGACCAACTGCATCCGAAACCGATGCCAGGGCTGGGCTCGCTACGGGTGACATCGTTCTGCACGGCGGCCCGCATGGTTTCCGGCGACTACTTCGATTACCAGGTGATCGGCGATACGCAACTGGCGCTGGTGGTGGGCGATGTGGCGGGCAAAGGTATTTCGGCCGCCTTGCTGATGGCCACACTGCAGTCGGCGCTGCGGAGCGAACTGCGGCATTCGACGGAACTGGCACAGGCCGCGTCGGTGGGGTTGGGCGAAGGGTATGCGGTGCCGCGGGTCTCGCCGTCGCAACTGGTGTCGAACCTGAATCAGCACCTTTACCTGTCGACGGCGCCGGAGAAGTACGCAACGTTTTTCTTCAGCGTGTATGACGATGCGGCCAGCACACTGAGCTACACAAACGGCGGGCATCTGTCGCCGATTCTGGTCCGAGGCGGCAAGGCAACGTTCCTGGACTCGAATGGGATGGTGGTGGGCGCGTTTCCGTTCGCAGAGTACAGTGAGAGCCGGCTGAGGCTGGAACCGGGGGACCTGCTGGTCTGCTATACGGACGGGATTACGGAGCCGGAGAACGCCTATGGCGAGCAGTTCGGAGAGGACCGGCTGATTGCCTTGCTGCTGGCGCATGCGGACCGGGATGGGGCCGAGATCGCGGCCAAGATCGTGGAAGAGGTCACCAAGTGGACCGCCTCGTCGGAGTTGCAGGACGATATGACGCTGTTGCTGGCGAGAAAGGTCTGA
- a CDS encoding potassium channel protein has protein sequence MTPQFRRIRNVGLAIAGTITLGTFGFALIADFPWLDAVYMAVMTMTTVGYGEIRPMSQAARVFNTLYMLLSVSMLLLALGVMTQTIIEAQLGNLLGKRRMKKMIDKLDNHYIICGFGRVGRGAASELRQAGVPHVIIDRREDRVEWAMRSGYMACLGDSTRDETLNEVRVTRAKGLIAALATDADNLFAVISAKTLNPKIRVAARAAEEEAERKMRQVGADAVFAPYVMTGTRLAQSLLKPHVRQFLDFATTNIGLDVGIEQLEVGPASDLVGKSLADLRIRSELKVIVLAIRRADGKMVFNPPADAVIQSQDYLIVMGENEPLRRLESRVTGAA, from the coding sequence GTGACCCCGCAGTTTCGCCGCATCCGCAACGTCGGCCTCGCTATCGCCGGTACGATCACTCTGGGCACGTTTGGTTTCGCGTTGATCGCCGATTTCCCGTGGCTGGATGCGGTGTACATGGCCGTGATGACCATGACGACCGTGGGCTATGGCGAGATCCGGCCCATGAGCCAGGCCGCTCGGGTGTTCAACACGTTGTACATGCTGCTGAGCGTCAGCATGCTGCTGCTGGCGTTGGGAGTGATGACACAGACCATCATCGAGGCCCAACTGGGCAACCTGTTGGGGAAGAGGCGCATGAAGAAGATGATCGACAAACTGGACAATCACTACATCATCTGCGGATTCGGCCGCGTGGGCCGCGGCGCGGCCTCGGAATTGCGGCAGGCCGGCGTACCCCACGTAATCATTGACCGACGGGAGGACCGGGTCGAATGGGCGATGCGTTCCGGCTACATGGCGTGCCTGGGCGATTCCACGCGGGATGAAACCCTGAACGAAGTCCGCGTGACGCGCGCCAAGGGACTGATCGCAGCCCTGGCCACGGACGCCGATAATCTGTTCGCGGTGATTTCGGCCAAGACCCTGAATCCGAAGATTCGCGTGGCCGCGCGCGCGGCCGAGGAAGAGGCGGAACGGAAGATGCGACAGGTGGGGGCGGACGCGGTGTTCGCGCCCTATGTGATGACTGGCACGCGGCTCGCGCAGTCACTGTTGAAGCCGCATGTGCGGCAGTTCCTCGATTTCGCCACGACCAACATCGGGCTCGACGTCGGCATCGAGCAACTGGAGGTGGGACCGGCGAGCGACCTGGTGGGCAAGTCTCTGGCGGACCTGCGCATCCGCAGTGAGCTGAAGGTGATCGTGCTGGCCATCCGGCGAGCGGACGGTAAGATGGTGTTCAATCCCCCAGCGGACGCGGTGATCCAGTCGCAGGACTATCTCATTGTGATGGGCGAGAATGAGCCGCTGCGGCGTTTGGAGAGCCGGGTGACGGGGGCGGCCTGA
- a CDS encoding NAD(P)H-hydrate dehydratase, which yields MKILTGEQMRAVDRLTMEAGIPGLVLMENAGCRFVEFLERHYAPLEQHRIVVICGKGNNGGDGLVIARQLSLRHSPRSLDVALAYPAEEFKADAAANWRMLQVAGVRVTQTIEPKMRAATLVIDALLGTGLEGPARGPALEWIREMNSGFPGAVVVSVDVPSGLFDGGESVRAADTVTFTAPKVEQAMPPTCDRVGRLHVAQIGTPISMLEKNPEYWLNLVEPRQFRRLFEPRPPGAHKGDFGHVLVIGGAPGKGGAAAMSGLAALKMGAGLVTVATSEEERRTVTALAPELMTQSLDEDPGQKDVLAIGPGLGREPELAGLAQRLFAQSALPLVMDADGLNALAGTAFHGPGPWRVLTPHPGEMSRLAGCKTTDIQADRVGVARGFAMERNVVLVLKGQRTITAFPDGRVYVNPSGTPAMASAGSGDILTGLIAGLMAQWPDRRDLAVLAAVWLHGRAGELGAAAVTEQSLTATDLIRYLPAAIREVQA from the coding sequence ATGAAGATTCTTACCGGCGAACAGATGCGAGCGGTGGACCGCCTGACAATGGAGGCGGGCATCCCCGGCCTCGTGCTGATGGAGAACGCGGGCTGCCGCTTTGTGGAGTTTCTGGAGAGGCACTACGCGCCACTGGAGCAGCATCGCATCGTCGTGATCTGCGGCAAGGGCAACAACGGCGGCGACGGCTTGGTGATTGCACGGCAGTTGAGCCTCCGGCACAGTCCGCGGTCGCTGGATGTGGCGCTGGCCTATCCGGCTGAGGAGTTCAAGGCTGACGCGGCCGCGAACTGGCGGATGTTGCAGGTGGCGGGCGTCCGCGTTACCCAGACGATTGAGCCGAAGATGCGGGCCGCCACGCTGGTGATTGATGCGCTCCTGGGCACGGGTTTGGAAGGTCCGGCGCGCGGCCCGGCCCTGGAGTGGATCCGCGAGATGAACAGCGGATTTCCGGGCGCCGTGGTGGTGAGTGTCGACGTTCCCTCAGGTCTGTTTGACGGCGGAGAATCGGTGCGGGCAGCGGACACGGTCACCTTCACGGCGCCCAAAGTGGAGCAGGCAATGCCTCCCACGTGCGACCGCGTGGGCCGGTTGCATGTCGCGCAGATTGGTACTCCGATCTCCATGCTGGAGAAGAACCCGGAGTACTGGCTGAACCTCGTGGAGCCGCGGCAATTCCGGCGCTTGTTCGAGCCGCGTCCGCCCGGGGCGCACAAAGGCGACTTTGGGCATGTGCTGGTGATCGGCGGGGCGCCGGGCAAGGGCGGAGCGGCCGCAATGTCCGGGCTGGCGGCATTGAAGATGGGCGCGGGCCTAGTGACGGTGGCGACATCGGAAGAGGAGCGGCGGACGGTGACCGCGCTGGCTCCGGAGTTGATGACGCAGTCTCTGGATGAGGATCCGGGCCAGAAGGATGTTCTGGCTATCGGTCCCGGGTTGGGCCGCGAGCCCGAATTGGCGGGCCTGGCACAACGGCTCTTTGCACAGTCGGCGCTGCCCCTGGTGATGGATGCCGATGGCCTGAATGCGCTCGCCGGAACGGCATTTCACGGTCCTGGGCCGTGGCGGGTGCTCACACCGCATCCGGGAGAGATGTCGAGGCTGGCCGGATGTAAGACCACGGACATTCAGGCAGACCGTGTGGGCGTGGCGCGCGGGTTTGCGATGGAGCGCAACGTCGTGCTGGTCTTGAAGGGCCAACGCACGATCACCGCGTTTCCCGACGGGCGGGTGTATGTGAACCCGAGCGGGACTCCGGCGATGGCCAGCGCGGGCAGCGGCGACATCCTCACCGGCTTGATCGCCGGTCTGATGGCGCAGTGGCCCGACCGAAGGGATCTGGCAGTGCTGGCAGCGGTCTGGCTGCACGGGCGCGCCGGGGAACTTGGGGCGGCGGCCGTTACCGAGCAGTCGCTGACGGCCACGGACCTGATCCGGTATCTGCCGGCTGCCATTCGCGAAGTGCAGGCATGA
- the tsaE gene encoding tRNA (adenosine(37)-N6)-threonylcarbamoyltransferase complex ATPase subunit type 1 TsaE, translated as MKITNYTTANEEDTIELGRLLAAGWTRPCVVLLIGNLGAGKTTLAKGIAEGLGSAKADDVSSPTFPLIHEYGEEGDLYHIDLYRLDTVAEVETLGLDEVFSRRAVVLLEWAERFPTLLPAERIEIRIEAREDETRELTVTELP; from the coding sequence ATGAAGATCACGAACTACACGACGGCGAACGAGGAAGACACCATCGAACTCGGCCGGCTGTTGGCGGCGGGTTGGACGCGTCCGTGTGTCGTGCTGCTGATCGGCAATCTGGGGGCGGGCAAAACGACGCTGGCGAAAGGCATCGCGGAGGGATTGGGATCGGCCAAGGCGGACGACGTGTCGAGCCCAACTTTCCCGCTGATCCACGAGTATGGGGAAGAGGGCGACCTGTACCACATCGATCTCTACCGGTTGGACACCGTGGCGGAGGTGGAGACACTGGGTCTGGATGAGGTGTTCTCGAGGAGGGCGGTGGTGCTGCTGGAGTGGGCGGAGCGTTTCCCTACCCTGCTGCCGGCGGAACGGATCGAAATCCGCATCGAAGCCCGCGAGGACGAGACGCGTGAGCTGACTGTTACTGAGCTACCCTGA
- a CDS encoding AI-2E family transporter, with the protein MLSVLAIAAVAFVVLLVLPFLHPIFFALVLAIAAQPLFQAISKRVKRPALSALLTTLLMVVAVLVPLAMLTVTIINEATTTYGMIAQQSADKGGWGQYLNDLLDPPVQWVAARTGVPAPNVEAALLQRMQTMSASLLRWSGSLLGNLTSTLGDLVLSLFVMFFLFLEGNAISKGVLLWMPLPEARTKELLATISDAIVANVYGFVAVGFAQGVFTGLAFWFTGLHAPFLWGSVAAICSLVPIAGTAIVWAPAALILLAQGAWGKALFMTLWGVLVVGMSDNIIRPAVLSGRTEMNTLVVFFALMGGLQAFGFIGLFAGPVIFSVAIAIFRMLREEYTQPFIQLETGSQ; encoded by the coding sequence GTGCTTTCTGTTCTGGCCATCGCGGCAGTCGCCTTCGTCGTCCTGCTGGTGCTGCCGTTCCTGCATCCCATCTTCTTCGCGCTGGTTCTGGCCATTGCGGCGCAACCGCTGTTTCAGGCAATCTCCAAACGGGTAAAGCGTCCGGCGCTCTCTGCGTTGCTCACGACTTTGCTGATGGTCGTCGCAGTTCTTGTCCCTCTGGCTATGTTGACCGTGACCATCATCAACGAGGCGACGACGACTTACGGCATGATCGCTCAGCAGAGCGCGGACAAGGGCGGCTGGGGGCAGTATTTGAACGATCTTCTGGACCCGCCCGTGCAATGGGTGGCGGCGCGAACGGGCGTGCCCGCTCCGAACGTGGAGGCCGCTCTTCTGCAGCGGATGCAGACCATGAGCGCGTCTCTGCTCCGCTGGAGTGGCTCACTGCTGGGCAACCTGACCAGCACACTCGGCGATCTGGTGCTGAGCCTGTTCGTGATGTTCTTTCTGTTCCTGGAAGGCAACGCAATCTCAAAGGGAGTTCTGCTTTGGATGCCGCTACCGGAAGCACGAACAAAGGAACTGCTGGCCACCATTTCCGACGCGATTGTGGCCAATGTCTACGGATTCGTGGCGGTGGGCTTCGCGCAGGGTGTGTTCACCGGGCTTGCGTTCTGGTTCACCGGGCTGCACGCGCCGTTTCTCTGGGGCTCCGTGGCCGCCATCTGTTCGCTGGTGCCGATCGCTGGAACAGCCATCGTTTGGGCTCCGGCGGCCTTGATCCTACTGGCCCAGGGCGCTTGGGGCAAAGCCCTATTCATGACCCTGTGGGGTGTTCTCGTCGTGGGCATGTCGGACAACATCATCCGGCCCGCCGTGCTCAGCGGCCGGACGGAGATGAATACGCTTGTTGTGTTTTTCGCACTGATGGGCGGCTTGCAGGCCTTTGGGTTCATTGGCTTGTTCGCCGGGCCGGTGATCTTCTCGGTCGCGATCGCCATCTTCCGAATGCTGCGTGAGGAATACACGCAGCCGTTTATCCAGTTGGAGACGGGGTCCCAGTAG
- a CDS encoding tetratricopeptide repeat protein gives MSWSPSLLAAVFCLSLLAQSPASPQAQMKAHLDAGRYPQAIEVIQAALAKDPENVGWLFNLAYAYTMNGQDKEAIDAYKKALASKDPPKVDLLPARMNLAILLVKTNACQEAVPLLEDIAPKRLADPKPHYLLGRCYAALGDWARSTPAFEKAIELDPNDTPTLLELADVYERAKQPEKAAALYAKLPGDAAAQERRGVLLLTSGDLAGAIQSLEAARTKSPTTAVLYALATAYLRDKKPEKSIPLAEQIVAAEPKNFDMLMFYGRMLRDQKRYDDAVKQFYAAVNIRKDSREAWNEFTAMLILLKKYDAALTALEQVKSMNGETPAYHYFRATMFDAMHENKAALDSYLKFLSVSGGKFPDEEWKARQRSDALKRVVNR, from the coding sequence ATGTCCTGGTCCCCTTCACTCCTGGCTGCCGTCTTCTGTCTCTCTCTGCTCGCTCAATCTCCGGCAAGCCCCCAGGCGCAAATGAAGGCCCATCTGGATGCCGGACGGTATCCGCAGGCGATCGAAGTCATACAAGCAGCCCTGGCCAAGGACCCCGAGAACGTCGGCTGGCTGTTCAACCTGGCGTACGCCTACACCATGAACGGCCAGGACAAGGAAGCCATTGACGCCTATAAGAAGGCTCTGGCCTCGAAGGATCCGCCCAAGGTCGACCTGTTACCTGCCCGCATGAACCTGGCGATCCTGCTAGTGAAAACCAACGCCTGCCAGGAGGCCGTGCCTCTGCTGGAGGACATCGCCCCTAAACGCCTGGCCGATCCCAAACCCCACTACCTTCTGGGCCGCTGCTACGCCGCCCTGGGCGACTGGGCCAGATCCACGCCTGCCTTTGAGAAAGCGATCGAGCTGGACCCCAACGATACGCCCACCCTACTCGAATTGGCCGACGTCTATGAACGCGCCAAACAGCCCGAAAAGGCCGCCGCTCTCTACGCCAAGTTGCCCGGCGATGCGGCCGCGCAGGAGCGCCGTGGCGTCCTCCTGCTGACCAGTGGCGACCTGGCCGGCGCCATCCAAAGCCTGGAAGCGGCCCGCACGAAGAGCCCCACCACTGCTGTCCTTTACGCGCTCGCCACCGCCTACCTGCGCGACAAGAAACCCGAGAAGAGTATTCCGCTGGCCGAGCAGATTGTCGCCGCCGAACCGAAGAACTTCGACATGCTCATGTTCTACGGCCGAATGTTGCGTGATCAGAAGCGCTACGACGATGCCGTCAAACAGTTCTACGCCGCCGTCAACATCAGAAAAGACTCCCGCGAAGCATGGAACGAATTCACCGCCATGCTCATCCTTCTCAAGAAGTACGATGCGGCGCTGACCGCGCTGGAGCAGGTGAAGTCGATGAACGGCGAAACGCCCGCGTACCACTACTTCCGCGCGACAATGTTCGATGCCATGCACGAGAACAAGGCGGCTCTGGATAGCTATCTTAAATTTCTATCGGTCAGCGGCGGCAAGTTTCCCGATGAGGAGTGGAAGGCCCGGCAGCGGTCCGATGCACTCAAGAGGGTGGTGAATCGATGA
- the rpmG gene encoding 50S ribosomal protein L33, which translates to MARIIIKLVSTAGTGSFYTTTKNPKTKTEKMLIKKFDPKIRKHVDFKEAKV; encoded by the coding sequence ATGGCGCGCATCATCATTAAACTCGTTTCGACGGCTGGCACGGGCAGCTTCTACACCACCACGAAGAACCCGAAGACCAAGACCGAGAAGATGCTCATCAAGAAATTCGACCCCAAGATCCGCAAGCACGTTGACTTTAAGGAAGCCAAGGTCTAG
- the rpmB gene encoding 50S ribosomal protein L28, whose translation MSKYCPVTGKKPVSGNRVSHANNKTKRVFEPNMHEKRLWAPSLGRFVRLRVSARGLRTIDKLGVDAVLATMKSQGIKF comes from the coding sequence ATGTCCAAGTATTGCCCTGTCACAGGTAAGAAGCCCGTCAGTGGGAACAGGGTGTCTCACGCTAACAACAAGACCAAGCGCGTGTTTGAACCGAACATGCACGAAAAGCGCCTTTGGGCGCCTTCCTTGGGCCGTTTCGTCCGGCTGCGGGTGAGCGCCCGTGGTTTGAGGACGATCGACAAGCTTGGCGTGGACGCCGTCCTGGCCACTATGAAGAGCCAGGGTATCAAGTTCTAG